A region of the Oceanihabitans sp. IOP_32 genome:
CAATACCTTGACCTTGTAAACGCTTACTTTCAGCTTCGGCTTTCGCTTTTTCAACAATTAAAATACGAGCGGCATCACCTTCATATTGTGCCGCTGTTTTTTCTCTATCGGCAGCGTTAATTCTGTTCATGGCTGCCTTTACTTGGGCATCTGGATCGATATCGGTAACTAGCGTTTTTATGATATCGTAGCCGTATTCCATCATGGCATCATTTAATTCAGATTTTACAGCAATGGCGATACCGTCTTTCTTTAAAAACACATCATCTAAAATCATTTTTGGTACTTCGGCACGCACCACATCAAACACATAACTGGTTATTTGATCGTGCGGATAATCCAGTTTATAAAAGGCGTCTTCAACTTTGTTTCGTATAACCTTAAATTGAACCGATACTTTTAGTTTTACAAATACATCGTCTTTAGTTTTAGTTTCTACAATAACATCAAGCTGTTGTATCTTTAAACTTAGTCTACCAGCAACCTTATCTACTAAAGGTATTTTTAGCTGCAAACCCGACTGGCGGATGCTATTAAATCGTCCAAATCGCTCTATAATAGCAGCTGTTTGTTGTTTTACGATAAAAAAGGAGGAGATTAAAATAATTAATCCGAAGACTAATAATGGAATAAAATAGAAGTTCATAATAAATATTTAAATTGTTTTTTGAGTTGATAAGATACAATAAATTGATTAAAATTTCATCCTTTTTAGGCAAACTACAGTGTTATTTTAATAAATAAAAACACCTTAAATTATCGGTGTCGGTTTTCACAAGAAAAAGATTTTTTTTAGAATCATTTTAAGTCATTTCTAATTTGATTACGACTGTTATAACCAAACAAATAATTATTAAAATGGCTTACAAATACTAAAAAGAG
Encoded here:
- a CDS encoding SPFH domain-containing protein; translated protein: MNFYFIPLLVFGLIILISSFFIVKQQTAAIIERFGRFNSIRQSGLQLKIPLVDKVAGRLSLKIQQLDVIVETKTKDDVFVKLKVSVQFKVIRNKVEDAFYKLDYPHDQITSYVFDVVRAEVPKMILDDVFLKKDGIAIAVKSELNDAMMEYGYDIIKTLVTDIDPDAQVKAAMNRINAADREKTAAQYEGDAARILIVEKAKAEAESKRLQGQGIADQRREIARGLEESVDVLNRVGINSQEASALIVVTQHYDTLQAIGSETNSNLILLPNSPQAGSQMLNDMVASFTASNQIGEAMKKAKSKNEKQDDN